TGTATCAAATCCAATTTCACTTTGATTTTGCTGTTAGTCTGAATCAAGACACTGACTTCaggtaaaaaaaacatttcaatctTTGATGTAAAACAGGGAACAATAATCAACAATACATATTTCTTGCACCTCAGATGAGGTTTTGAAAAGTTAATTTTAGATGTttgagattcagcgcagaaacatgccctttggcgctctgagtctgtgctgaccagtgatcaccccgtacactaacactattctacacactaggaatttttttaacaattttatcgaagccaattaacctacaaaccggcatgtctttggagtgtgggaggaaaccggagcacccggagaaaacccacacagtcacagggagttcagttcagtttagtttattatcacgtgtaccgaggtacagcgcaaagcttttgttgcgtgctaaccgttcagcggaaagacaatacatgattacaatcgagccggtgTATAAatgcatgataaggaaataacatttagtgcaaagtaaaaccagtaaagtccgatcaaagatagtcagagggtcaccaatgaggtagatagttttgTCCATCCAGGACTACTATCAGTAgatcagggagaaagtacaaattccatacagacagaacctgtagtaaggatcgaacccgtgtctctggcgctgtaaggcagcaactctacctctctgTAGCAATGCTAAATTTCACTAGCCACCGAAATGAAAGTAAAAGTATGCTTATGTGATTTAACGCTGATATTTGTGATTTGGCCCCGATGAAGAATTTTCAGCCTCGTTCAATGTTCACTCACTCTACCTGCCAACAGCTCAGACCTGGCGCAGATAGCATCAGACATGCCAGAGCTAGATCAAGCGCACTGTGACTGATAGGTGTGAATTCTTGCTTGCCTTTAATGCCATGGTGACAAGCAGGTTCTAACCAAGTTTGTTGCTGTTTCCAGCTCCACCTGGTACACTGGAATGCAGATAAGTATGAAAGCTTCGAACTAGCGGCTCAAGCACCCGATGGCTTGGCTGTGATCGGCGTCTTCCTACAGGTACAAATGAATATTTAATATGCTATCTTTATAGTAAGTACAACAATGGCCAACATTATTCTTCCAAATACAATGAGTTCCTGCCAGTGTAACTGTGTTGAACTCCAAAGGCGTTGAAATTAGATTTATGGATAGactcacaaagctggagtaactcagcgggtcaggcagcatcgctggagaaaagtaatagatgacattttgggtcgaaacccatcttcagaccaaatccgaagggtctcgacccaaaacgagaCCTATTACTTGTCTCAAGAGTTGTTGCTTGGgatgttcattcctacacattatatTTACGGATGTTAGTTTTGCAATTGCTTATTAAACACCCGCTCAGTAGAATTGAATATTGGGGCTGTTTTAATGattcgtgcaggaaggaactgcagatgctggtttacaccaaagatagacacaaaatgctggagtaactcagcgggacaggcagcatctctggagagaatgaatgagatccttcttccgactgagagtcagggtagtgggagtcacagagatatggaagggtatagTGTGAAAACGAAACATCAAAGGGGTCGAagtaaaaatgtagaatagatcaatgTTAACTAGGGGACAGTGAAGGTGACAACTAAGcatagttgtttagtttagagatacagcgcggaaacaggcccttcagcccaccaagtccacgccgaccagcgatctccgcacgctaacaccatcctacacacactaggtacaatttgcatttttaccaagccaattaacctacaaacctgtacgtctttggagtgtgggaggaaaccgaagatctctgagaaaacccacacaggtcacggggagaacgtacaaactccgtacagacagcacccgtagtcaggatcgaacccatgtctccggcgctgcaagcactataagacagcagctgcgccaccgtgccacccaagctCATGTTGTCAAGCTccacatcctagttctccgaccagtttgacTGGCCccttgattaaatgttatctttgcatgcttcgttgtcaccttcccctagctacattttccttgaacctcatcccctttgatgtcacgttctcacaccttccccttctatatctctgtgtctccctctcccctgagtctcagtctgaagaagggtctcgacctgaaacgtcatccattccttctatccagagatgctgcctgtcccgttgaataactccagcattttgcgtctgtcttcagtgtaagccagcatctgcagttccttcctacacataatagttTCTTTCATGTTTTTTAAACTTAAATTTTCATTCAGTGAGCATTCCTCACTGCATTGCCATGTGAGCAACCTTTAGTTGAACTCAATAATACCAGGTATTAGAGCAACAATTGTTCATAGATGTTTCATGCCAAATTTTAAGAGTAACCTTTGAATTATGAAAATGATATGCAGCCATTGCTGTAATCGAAGGCAAATTACAGGTGTAAATTGACTTGTTGCCAAACATGAGCTTTTTACTGGTGGTTTTCCATTCCTCTAGTACACTGAGATGAGAACTGAATAGCCATGGCAGTTATGGTATGAGCCCGTCTGATCCAGTATATTTTTGTGAATTTCAGGTAGCTAAACATAATCCAGCGTTGAAAAGACTCATCAGTTCCCTGGATTGTGTTCAAGAGAAGGTATGTCCCATTCTGTACAACCTCTGGGTgtatacatttagtttagtttagagatacagcgcagaaacaggtccttcggcccaccgagcccgcgccgaccagcgatccccacacaccgacactatcttgcacactagggacaattatatcaagccaattagcctacagaccggtacgtctttggagtgtgggaggaaactggagatcccagtgaaaacccacgaggtcacggggagaacgtagaaactccgtacagacaagcacctgtagtcgtgatcaaaccagggtctctggcgctgtaaggcagcaactctgccgcaccGAGCCCATCCATGTCTTGGATCTTTTATAATGAATGACATAGCACATGGGCATGAAAACAtgcaactcttgtgtactgcctcagtgtaatgtACTAATTTACACTCTTGCTCTTAAGTATTGATTgtgcctggacaggttgagtgagtgggcagatgcgtggcagatacagtataatatagataaatgtaaggttatccactttggcggcaaaaacaagggggcagattattatctcaatggggttaggttaggtaagggggatgtgcagcgagacctgggtgtccttgtacacaggtcactgaaagttggcttacaggtacagcaggcagtaaagaaagctaatagaatattggccttcataacaagaggatttcagtataggagcaaagaggttcttctgcagttgtatagggctctggtgagaccacatctgaagtattgtgtacagttttggtctcctaatttgaggaaggacatccttgtgattgaagcaatgCATGAGAttggtccctgggatggcgggactgtcatatgaggaaagattgaaaagactaggcttgtattcattggagtttagaaggatgaggggggaatcttatagaaacatataaaattataaaaggactggacaagctagatgcaggaaaaatgttcccaatgttgggtgagtccagaaccaggggccacagtcttagaataaaggggaggtcatttaagactgaggtgagaaaaaacgttactggatggatttaagagcgagttagatagagctctaggggctagtgtagtcaaaggatatggggagaaggcaggcacgggttattgattggggatgatcagccatgatcacaatgaatggtggtgctggctcgaagggccgaatggcctcctcctgcacctattttctatgtttctatgtgccttgtactgtactgtaggcAAAAAAGAATTGCACTTTATCTCCGTACATGCGACAATGAAGTACCATTGAAGATTGAACGAGGGATCCCATTTTACACCAACCTATTTCCGTTTTCCTTCCTGACTTTCTATGATGTCTGTCGTGCTATCCTGCAACATTTCCAGTGGTTTACCCTTCCCACTAACTTGGAACGACTGGCATAACAGGACTTGGGTGTATAGCTAGTCATTCGTCATAGTATAGACATGTATTTTGACCTTGATTTAACTTCCATTAGCCAATACTCATGATTCACCTTTAAAATACCTGCACATTTTCtgttgcgccatgatcagcctctactCCCCATCTCTCTTTACCTGGCTGTTGTATACAGTCATTGTCTGGCCTTTATTACGCCCCAACTCTTGAGTATTGCGTAGGCCCTGCTGAGTTTTGCTACAGATACAAATAAACATTGATCATCAGTTATCTTCTCCACCTTgaaccatgtgctccagagatgctgcctgaacctctggcagcacattgttTCACCACAGATTCAACATCCGCAGTCCCTCACATCACTGTtgtattgttttgtttatttttattatttcagTGTTTAAGAATTGAGTTCAACGACTTTAATCCTCACACACTACTGCCGCCATCGCTTCAATTTTGGACTTACCTAGGATCTCTGACAACGCCTCCTCTGTATGAAAGTGTCATCTGGATTGTGCTTAAGGACCCTATTCATATCAGCAAGGAACAGGTAAATACGAATGAATGGATAAATGAATCTTaaatgtcacatgtgacaagtcacagtgacattCTCTGTTTTTCATACCCAAGGTATGAAACAAGGtataagacattcttgccatagagggagtacagagaaagttcaccagactgattcctgggatgtcaggactttcatatgaagaaagactggttagactcggcttgtactcgctagaatttagaagattgaggggggatcttatagaaacgtacaaaattcttaagggttcaaaagggaactgcagatgctggaatatcgaaggtacacaaaattgctggggaaactcagcgggtgcagcagcatctatggagtgaaggaaataggcgacgtttcgggccgaaacccttcttcagactgatggggggtggggggggggggggaagaaagaaggacaagGGGCGGAGGTGGAGGAGcccgcgggcggatgggagggtgggaggagacagctagagggttaaggaaggggaggagacagcaagggctagccaaattgggagaattcaatgttaatgccataaggacgcaaggtccccagacggaatatgaggtgctgttcctccaatttccgctgttgctcactctggcaatggaggagacccaggacagagaggttggattgggaatgggagggggagttgaagtgctgagggttggacaggctagatgcaggaagattgttcccgatgttggggaagtccagaacaaggggtcacagtttaaggataagggggaaatcatttaggaccgagatgagaaaaagaaaattcacacagagagtggtgaatctgtggaattctctgccacagaaggtagttgaggccagttcattggctatatttaagagggagttagatgtggcccttgtggctaaaggtatcagggggcatggagagaaggcaggtacaggatactgagttggatgatcagccatgatcatattgaatggcggtgcaggatcgaagggccgaatggcctacacctgctcctattttctatgtttctctaaagggcgtcgacaaagttacaaaatattcaatttttcacaataaacattttaataatcgagccatccacagtgtacagatacaggataaaggggataacgtttggacgagtttgtaggttaaagggcccgtcccactttcacgacctaattcacaaccttttttactcgtggacatttttcatcgggctagaaaaacgccccggcctacttgatgccacgagtacctacgactagcatcatgacctgcctacgacctacctacgacctcgtgatgaccatgctgcgagtatgagtcaagggcaaactcggcagaggtcgtgaattaggtcgtgaaagtgagacaggcccttaactggccCCCGTGAGTTTCCCCAATGCGTCGAGAatagatgcgaaagtgggataacgtggaagtagtgtggtcggcgtggactgggtgtGCCGGagggctgtatctccaaactaaactctctctctctctctttgtgctTTCAGATCGCCAGGTTCCGCACCCTGCAGTTCACGGGGCCAGACCACCTCATGAAGGATAACTTCCGCCCTCCCCAGCCTCTGAATAACAGGGAGGTGCTAAGAAATTTTCAATGAGGACGAGGATTTGCACACAGCCAGCAACTTGCATTCCTGAACTAATCTGAGCAATAGTCTGTCACCATCCTTCTGTTCCCTTTCCCCATGCAGTTAGAATGAGTGTAGTGGGCAGCCATCTCTGAGCACAAACAAACATGGTTTATAAGATTATGGCTGTCAAAGTTTCTGTATCTCCATGAATCTTGCCACTTCAAATTTAAAATGAATTAGTTTGTATTGAAAATGGGACTTGAAAGTCGTCTAAAGAAGTGAAGGATTAATCAATAGCACTGAATATATTTTCCAAGCTTTAAATGAAATTGATTTTCTCTGTGATGTTACCTACAGGATAATTTACAAAGCTAATTagattaaatgtttttaaaaagaacTCATTCACAAAATGGTCTTTTGACCAATGCAATAAGAGTTATAAGCCATAGGAATGAGTCAATAAATGTGTTACACTGCCTCGCGGTACtgctgtgtctttttttaaacaattgtATTCCCATGTGGTAAGAGTATGTTGAAGGCTGGAAAACCTTATTAACCTGCACTGTAACCTCACTGTTATCTGCTGCTTCCTGTTCACGATTACGGACAGAATCTATctcaagggggtggggggggctttgATCTtcgcaagttataggagtagaatttggccattcggcccatcaagtcatagattgatacagtgtggaaacaagcccttcagcccaacttgccgacacatGTCCCaaatccactagtcccacctacttgtgcttggtccatatccctccaaaactgttctatccaagtacctgccGAACTGGctcttaaacattgagatagttccagcctcaactacctcctctggcagcttgttccatacacccaccaccctttgtgcgagtctactccgccatttaatcatggctgatctctgcctcctaatcccattttcctgccttccccacaAACAAATGACCACTTGTGATTCCTGAAGAGTGCCTGTTACCACTACATCTCAATTCTCCTGCTGCTGAAGCCATTCTTCAAATTAATTGCAATCTTTCACCTTGATTGCTGCTCTACTGATTGTCGTTACTCCCCTTTCTTACTCTTAATAACTTAATCAAAACTAGATTGTATTCTCCCCAGCACACCTTATTGACCTTGTTTTTTGTACTCCGATCGTTAAGGCAGGAGCTCACCCAGTAGCTGAGCCGTTTAGTGTTTGGTGTTAATCTCTGAGAACAAATTACTGTGCAATTCcttgtttaattgtttgtaatgggATGATATAAAGCATTGGAATGATAGCTTTGAACTACCAGTAAATGATCcataaactaaatgaaaaggATCCTTATTCATTTGTACTGTGTGATCGAAAGCTTTGTACAAAcaatattttttagtttagtctggAGATACAAAGTGGgaacagtctcttcggcccaccaaatccatgccgaccaatgatcacccagacACTATTCCTAAgttatcccaatttcacatcctacacactaggggcacttaacagaggccaattaaccaaggtCAATtacaatgcgggaggaaaccggagcacccggagtaaacccacacagtcactggaaGAATGcataaactctatacagacagcgcccatagtcaggatcgaacctgtgtccctggcgctgtaaggcagcatctctactgctgcaccactttttctcctccaaaaataaactatttggaattttttgaaatgatcacaataaactttattcagaataaaaagtatattcaaaacaagaactgtgcaaaaattCTTCTGACATTCTCAGAGGCTAAACATACATTCATTAGCATCACATCATAGTGTTCACAGAATTATCACGATACCCGGAACCCTCGCCGCTCtgaggtgatatcccttccctcgtttgaggggcgtctccaccacaccccccccccccccccccccccaaatgcgcAACAGCGGAAGAACCCTAGACTGGTCCTCCCCCCACGGAgccttgtggagaggatgtttccactagtgggagagtcgaggacgagaggtcatagcctcagaattaaaagacattcttttaaggagatgaggagaaatttctttagtcagagggtggtgaatccgtggaagtttgacatagaaggctgtggaggtatttttaaggcagagatagataagattcttgattagtacaggtgtcaggagttatggggagaaggcaggagaacggggttcggagggagagatagatcagccatgtttgaattgcggcacagacttgatgggccgaatggcctaattcgactcctatcacatgaccttcccCTGAGGGTCCAGTACTGCAGCCCTTTGTGGCTTTCTTTGTCTTTCCCCGAATGTTGCTTCTCTGTGACATTAATTATTCACTTTACTTCAGCCCACGTGTGGTTAGACCAGAATTGTCTAATTCTGCCTGTCACATATGGCAGGTATCTCCCTGGAGTTACTCGATGAGATGTAAGTTGGCCATAGAAGGGCACCATAAAATCAGTGCATTGTGTCATGGTGTTGATATGCTTTGGCCAATTTTATTATTTTCTTGAGTTCTGAGAAAGGATTGCAGACCTAAAATACAGACTatttagcggtgtggaatgagcttccagtggaagtggtggaggcaggttcgttggtatcatttaaaaataaattggataggtatatggatgagaagggaatggagggtttggtatgagtgcaggcaggtgggactaagggaaaaaagttgttcgcacggacttgcagggccgagatggcctgtttccgtgctgtaattgttatatggttatatgatgacaGAGATGATGATGACTTCTGAGCTTCCTGgcactttctgtttttgtttcagattagcagcatctgcagttgttatgattttagtttagtttagtttagagataaagagcggaaacaggccctgcggcccaccaagtctgcgccaactagcgatccccacacgctaacactatcctacacgcactagagacaatttacaattataccaagcatttaacctacaaacctgtacatctttggagtgtgggaggaaactggagatcccggtaaAAAAACCCCGCAGGtcgcaggaagaatgtacaaagtctgtacagacagcacccgtagtcaggatcgtacctgggtctctggcgctgtaaggctgcaactctactgctgtgccaccgtgctgccacaagttaattttaattaatattttccatGCATTCTTCTAAAGCTTTAATCAATTCCCAGTGTGATGAATCTGAAACGGGGAAATGCAGATTCGGGTTTACCGATGAAGgtgacaaagcgctggagtaactcaacaggtcaggcagcatccctggagaacatgaataggtggctttcagatcaggaccctttcttcagactgatggattgtTGTTCATTTTGAAAAAAATAGTTTCACAAAACCGAACTGTGACCTTTTCTTATTGTTGTCGCTTTTCCGAATCGAAATGAACTTTTCAGCTATTATATCAGGGTGtcgaaggttacggggagaaggcaggtgggcggggttgagaagggaagatagatcagccatgtttgaatggtggaccagacttgatgggccaaatggcctaattctgctcctctgcctTATGAATGAATGACACAGCTGGAGATGCGGCAAAGGGAGGATTGATGTGAAAGTTAAATGTTTAGTAGCAAAGCACATGGAAAGGCAGGCGGTGAACTGTCATGGATTCCACTTTTTTTCTCtcctaaaacatagaaacatagaaaataggtgcaggactaggccattcggcccttcgagcctgcaccaccattctttatgatcatggctgatcatccatctcagtatcccgtacctgccttctctccataccccctgatccctttagccacaagggccacatctaactccctcttaaatatagccaatgaactggcctcaactaccttctgtggcagagaattcaagagattcaccactctctgtgtgaaaaatgtttttctcatctcggtcctaaaagatttcccccttaaccttaaactgtgaccccttgttctaaacACCTTCTAAAacaggaatatgaggggtaaccttttcacacaaaggggtggtggatgtgtgcaacgagctgccagaggaggtagctgaggcaagaactatcacaacatttaagaaacagttagacaggtaggtACATGggtgggacaggtttggaaggatatgaaccaaacgcaggcaggtgggactagtgtagttgggacactttggctggtgttggcaagttgggccgaagggcctgtttctacattgtaggATTCTATGACTCTCTAGAACACTGTTACACGCTCAGGGTGATAACTCTCCCTTTGACCTTATGCTATATTTGGACACAGTGAGTCCCCACCAACACTACTGTAAAAAACAATCTATTTTTGGTGATACTGATCAATGAAAGGGTTTTGTGCAGATCACGGAGGATAACTTTCCTAACCTGTTTTTTGAAATAAAATCTTTTAGGATTTTTATATCGACCTGTGAGAGTAATTTAAAAGTTCATCCAAATCATCGTAGCACCTCCTGCATTACAATCCTCTGTCGCTATTAGCACATTGAACATAGAAAACTACATCacaagaactggcccttcagccttcAATGAcactgccaaacat
This genomic stretch from Amblyraja radiata isolate CabotCenter1 chromosome 4, sAmbRad1.1.pri, whole genome shotgun sequence harbors:
- the ca13 gene encoding carbonic anhydrase 13, which produces MSESWGYGVDNGPVHWADKFPVAKDGRRQSPIEIKNAETKHDPALTELILSYDPSTAKSLVNNGHSVQVDFDDSEERSVLSGGPIQGKYRLRQFHLHWGARDGHGSEHVVDGQAYSAELHLVHWNADKYESFELAAQAPDGLAVIGVFLQVAKHNPALKRLISSLDCVQEKCLRIEFNDFNPHTLLPPSLQFWTYLGSLTTPPLYESVIWIVLKDPIHISKEQIARFRTLQFTGPDHLMKDNFRPPQPLNNREVLRNFQ